A genomic region of Solanum dulcamara chromosome 2, daSolDulc1.2, whole genome shotgun sequence contains the following coding sequences:
- the LOC129880815 gene encoding cell number regulator 6-like has protein sequence MAEGGIQSKYVKLTKDQAPLEEDIKPGELNQPIHVPQLVVHKCNECGQVLPESFEPPADEPWTSGIFGCTEDKDSCWTGLFCPCVLFGRNVETLRDDTPWTTPCVCHAIFVEGGIALAVATAVCHGIDPGTSFLIGEGLLFSWWMCGIYTGLFRQSLQKKYHLKNSPCDPCLAHCCLHWCALCQEHREMKNRLSDNSAMPMTIVNPPPIQEMNAGASDNRESVPSSTNNTEQTNLEMQAL, from the exons ATGGCAGAAGGAGGAATTCAGTCAAAGTATGTAAAATTAACAAAAGATCAAGCACCTCTTGAAGAAGACATTAAGCCTGGAGAGCTCAATCAGCCTATTCATGTCCCTCAG CTAGTCGTTCACAAGTGCAACGAATGTGGACAAGTTTTACCTGAAAGTTTTGAGCCTCCTGCAGATGAGCCTTGGACAAGTGGGATTTTTGGATGTACAGAGGACAAAGACAGTT GTTGGACAGGACTTTTCTGCCCGTGTGTCTTGTTTGGGCGTAATGTCGAGACCCTGAGAGATGATACTCCTTGGACTACCCCTTGTGTTTGTCATGCCATTTTTGTTGAGGGTGGCATTGCTCTTGCAGTTGCAACAGCAGTATGTCATGGTATTGATCCAGGTACATCATTCCTCATTGGTGAAGGCTTACTATTTAGTTGGTGGATGTGTGGAATATATACTGGTCTTTTCCGGCAGTCGCTGCAGAAGAAGTATCATCTCAAG AATTCCCCGTGTGACCCTTGCTTAGCACATTGCTGCTTGCACTGGTGTGCGTTGTGCCAGGAGCATAGAGAGATGAAGAATCGTCTGTCAGATAATTCTGCCATGCCGATGACAATAGTCAATCCTCCTCCTATCCAGGAGATGAATGCTGGTGCTAGCGACAACCGTGAATCTgtaccttcctcaacaaataACACCGAACAAACCAACCTCGAGATGCAAGCTCTATGA
- the LOC129880816 gene encoding iron-sulfur assembly protein IscA, chloroplastic isoform X1: MAFSATLRCSSSLYRPSKNSTISRVLPQSSSSISFRSSPSFFNRKKSLSIRSATLEAAPASGGVAPAVSLTDNALMHLNKMRNDRNEDLCLRIGVKQGGCSGMSYTMEFEKRENARPDDSIIEYNGFVIVCDPKSLLFIFGMQLDYSDALIGGGFSFKNPNATQTCGCGKSFTAEM; encoded by the exons ATGGCGTTCTCTGCAACTCTTCGATGTTCATCTTCTCTATACCGCCCTTCGAAGAATTCAACAATTTCAAGAGTTTTGCCtcaatcttcttcttcaatctcCTTTCGATCTTCGCCTTCGTTTTTTAATCGCAAAAAATCATTGTCTATTCGATCTGCTACACTTGAAG CAGCACCTGCATCTGGAGGAGTAGCACCTGCAGTTTCCTTAACCGACAATGCATTAATGCActtgaataaaatgaggaatgATCGGAATGAGGACTTGTGTCTTAGAATTGGCGTTAAACAAGGGGGATGCTCGGGAATGTCATACACGATGGAGTTTGAAAAACGAGAAAATGCTAGACCAGATGATTCAATCATTGAGTACAATGGATTTGTTATTG TTTGTGATCCGAAAAGCCTTCTCTTCATCTTCGGAATGCAACTGGACTACAGCGATGCATTGATAGGTGGGGGATTCTCTTTCAAAAATCCAAATGCTACGCAAACCTGTGGTTGTGGTAAATCGTTTACTGCTGAGATGTAA
- the LOC129880816 gene encoding iron-sulfur assembly protein IscA, chloroplastic isoform X2 → MAFSATLRCSSSLYRPSKNSTISRVLPQSSSSISFRSSPSFFNRKKSLSIRSATLEAPASGGVAPAVSLTDNALMHLNKMRNDRNEDLCLRIGVKQGGCSGMSYTMEFEKRENARPDDSIIEYNGFVIVCDPKSLLFIFGMQLDYSDALIGGGFSFKNPNATQTCGCGKSFTAEM, encoded by the exons ATGGCGTTCTCTGCAACTCTTCGATGTTCATCTTCTCTATACCGCCCTTCGAAGAATTCAACAATTTCAAGAGTTTTGCCtcaatcttcttcttcaatctcCTTTCGATCTTCGCCTTCGTTTTTTAATCGCAAAAAATCATTGTCTATTCGATCTGCTACACTTGAAG CACCTGCATCTGGAGGAGTAGCACCTGCAGTTTCCTTAACCGACAATGCATTAATGCActtgaataaaatgaggaatgATCGGAATGAGGACTTGTGTCTTAGAATTGGCGTTAAACAAGGGGGATGCTCGGGAATGTCATACACGATGGAGTTTGAAAAACGAGAAAATGCTAGACCAGATGATTCAATCATTGAGTACAATGGATTTGTTATTG TTTGTGATCCGAAAAGCCTTCTCTTCATCTTCGGAATGCAACTGGACTACAGCGATGCATTGATAGGTGGGGGATTCTCTTTCAAAAATCCAAATGCTACGCAAACCTGTGGTTGTGGTAAATCGTTTACTGCTGAGATGTAA